CAAGTCAGACCTGTCCTCCTTCCCTTGGAAGGCTCATGGGGTCTCCAGCCCTGAACTATTGATGTCAGTATTGCACCAGACTGTTGAATGATTTCTGTTAGGCTACATCTAATTAGGATGAtatcttcaatatttttaacaCATTGGTAGTATGTGTGCAAAGATTGCAGTTTACCAGTACATATGCTGTACTGCAGGATGCTTTAGTTCACAGGTTGAGGAActtaaaataacatgttttatACTGCTGAATTTTAAGAGCATTGGTGTGTGCTTTCTTACTCGTTACAGAACAGAGTAATAAGCATGTAGGTCGCAGAGCAATTAATGATGAAACACTAGTTGAATGTTGTAGGCAGCAAGGCAGGGGATGAAGAGGTGAAGAAATCTTACTGTTTGCCTTCTCCTTGCTGCTTTGTGAATGTACCTATGACTGTCTTGCACTGTACCATCCTTGCATGTGATGATGGGAGAACCCTCTTTGTCCTGCCAGCGTCTTCCAGAGCCCTTCAAAGACTGGCTTATTGCAGAGTGAAAATGACCTGAAACCACATAGTAGCACTAAAGTTGTACAGTTCCCAGGGCCAGAAGTGCAGAAGCATGTACATGGTGGTAGTCACAGGTTCCAGGGTCTGGTGTCGTCATGTGCTGCGGGGCCTAACAGATGCATTTTTCAATCCCTCAGTCTCCCTGCCTCAGTTGGTTGACATGGATTGGAGGGTGGACATCAAGACATCTTCAGACAGCATCAGCAGAATGGCAGTCCCTACTTGCCTGCTTCAGTTAAAGGTAATGTCAGTGGCTGTAAAGGATACAGAATCAATATTTACGTCCAACACCTGACTTACCAGTGATAGTGCAAAACAGTTCAGCCAGGCATCTGGTGCTTGCCTATTGCCTGGTGGGCAATTAACAGAATTTCCCAGAGATGATCTTTGAAATGCCACAGAATGTGGGAATGATGTCTCTGATGAAAGCCCTCTTTTCCTTGCAAGGGAGAGTTTTCTTTGCGTGAGGATGTGAGACGACAACATATTTGTTCTCAGTCACCATTGTTCTctacagaaagaaagatgataAATTATGAAGTCATTGCCCTTTAATTCTAAGCCACTTGTCAGCATGTTTAACTAACTGCATTagttgaaaaattacttttgagtACTAAAAGCTTCTTTTGCTGGCCCCATATATCATTTGGGGAGTATAGCTATAGTTACTGCTTATGTTCTACAGAGTTGTGGATCGCCCCAACCAGTAAAAGTGGGACGAGTGTGTttcagaggaggaggggggaaaaaattgatTCCTGTGTGTGGGATGGGGTTAAGTATCCTATGCAGTATCTGCTAAGATGCTTTTGATAGGGATGTGGCTTCCTGCCACAAGTCTTTTGAGAATTTCCCTGTACTCATAGCAGTATATGCTTACTTGCATTCTGTCAGTGGGAACACTAGTGAGGCACACAGCATGGAGAATGTGCCATAGTCCTTCAGGATGGAGCTGAATGCCAAATTTAAAgcatgtttgtttctttatctGTCTACTAAACACTGACTTTCATAGTTGCACTGGAAAAACAAGTGAATGAATTTTTCATACAGCTGATGTCTGCATCCCTGTTCACAGATTCAGGAAGATGTTGCCTTATGTGGAGATAATCCTGTTGTTTCTGCACTGACTGTGGAACTTAGCAAAGAAACCCTGGACACTATGTTAGAAGGTTTAGGAAGGATCCGGGACCAACTTTCTGCTGTTGCAAACAAATGAATACTCAAGGGCATGGATTCCAGCAGTAAGGAAGGGAAGTATTCTCTACCTACAGCTCTTATAATTTGCAGCCTAGTataacatgttttcttttttaacaaaacaaaattaaagatatTTCTTTGAGTCAATAAGATAGCTTTTTGAAGAGCTAACACTTAATCATTCCTTTAGTCTGATGCCAAAAAGAGTTTTCCTATGTTGTTGAACAAAAGCTGGTCTCTCTTTCAGAAAAGGATTTGAGGGCTCAGCACTTGGCTTAATCACAGGGATCATAACTGGAAATAGCAAATAGCTGCAGCCAATGAAGCAAATACTGTCTCTCTGCCCTGAAATTAGGATCTAAAAGGCTCAAGCTGGTTAATGGGCTGCCTTCCAGCATTAGCAGACGGGGAGAGTGCTTCTCCCTGGAATGTGCATGTACTGAGGTGCATGCTGGATGCAGCACACACTTCCTCTCCATGAAGCACAGCCATGCTGCAGATTGTTATTACAGGATAATGCTTTGAAATAGGGCAATTATGCTACAACACATTCCCTtctgatcatcttcatagcACCATTTGCAAAATGACTAGTCTGAACATCTTTAGCAGCAAgtaatttccttctgtttgaaaagaaaaaaggagtttGGATAATTCATATTTGGGTTTATTGGATTCTGAGTGTTGCCTTAGCTGCACAAAAAACAGACTGGGAAAGTAAAGAATTGATGGCTGTTTTCTGTACTGTAGGAAACCCTTCTGCGGTAATATGTGCTTATTATTTCCCCATAgtcttctgttgtttgtttgtacAAATagtcatttaattaaaaaatgaactgcTAATTGATTTTGTGAATCCTTCTCACTCTAGAAGAGAGATTGTCCTGGGTTACCTCAGCCTCTTTGTGATGGTACCTGGTTTCCAGGCTGGTTTCATGCATGTTCACATTTGTTGCTGAAGAGGGATCCTTTGTTTCCTGTTCAAATGGATTCATCTTTTAAACTGTCTTCCCTTCATTATAATACAGTTTTAGGGCACCTTTTTCCATGGCCACCAGCTCTGTGCAATATTACCGGTGATGACCCTAATCTAAAACTTTATAAATACACGTGCACTGAAAGTGTGGAGGAGTAAGTGCAGATAATGAACAAAATTCAGACTCTTCTTTCTCATCAGCTTCCTGTAGTGTGCCAAACGAGAAGACTGGATCCAA
This genomic stretch from Falco naumanni isolate bFalNau1 chromosome 7, bFalNau1.pat, whole genome shotgun sequence harbors:
- the COMMD9 gene encoding COMM domain-containing protein 9 isoform X2; the protein is MAVVRRAEFAALQSLLKLVSALHNLTRHVVYRGLTRAEDILSLFPENFHQNLKNLLTKIILENISAWRNEAQASQISLPQLVDMDWRVDIKTSSDSISRMAVPTCLLQLKIQEDVALCGDNPVVSALTVELSKETLDTMLEGLGRIRDQLSAVANK